The proteins below are encoded in one region of Colletotrichum lupini chromosome 5, complete sequence:
- a CDS encoding L-ornithine 5-monooxygenase: MSPHCDSPTNGSDAGSGFSSYNGNGNGYANGNGAAYQNGNGVNGHQNGASRIQKSQYLQPTDHSDIHDLICVGFGPASLSVAVSMHDFQEAGRQLTPGSAAAKVLFLEKQPAFAWHPGMLLSGARMQISFIKDMASLRNPRSQFTFLNYLHSNDRLVEFTNLDTFLPARAEYEDYLRWCARHFDDVVEYGREVVSVSPDPQTAGSIKTWTVKSRNIKTGQVSSYQTRNVLIANGGQPRIPKVMPANHPKIIHSSQYAQLVPQLLKDNSRPYRVAVIGAGQSAAEIFRDVQRAYPNAKTWMVMRSEFLKPADDSPFVNSIFNPSYVDELYPKSQSYRRSLIKEAKATNYGVVRLQLIEALYEMLYHQKRTLGYDERKWPHRMLFGRDITQVTESKETDRLQIHVRRLEDAAGDSLQDGFVNQLPGDEVLDVDLIVAATGYQRNAHIDMLRDSWNLLPEITPAGNASERELVDGWEIAGPDATSGSRKLEVGRDYRVRYAPGAVAPDAGVFLQGCCEATHGLSDTLLSILAVRSAEVVDSIFPSAPRAKTVSN, translated from the exons ATGTCTCCTCACTGCGACTCGCCGACCAACGGCTCCGATGCCGGCAGCGGCTTTTCTTCCTACAATGGTAACGGCAATGGCTACGCCAACGGCAACGGAGCCGCCTACCAGAACGGCAACGGTGTGAATGGCCACCAGAACGGTGCCTCCCGCATCCAAAAGTCCCAGTACCTCCAGCCCACCGACCACAGCGATATCCACGACCTCATCTGCGTTGGCTTCGGCCCCGCCAGTTTGTCTGTTGCCGTCTCCATGCACGACTTCCAGGAGGCCGGCCGCCAGCTCACTCCCGGCTCAGCTGCCGCCAAGGTGCTCTTCCTCGAGAAGCAGCCGGCCTTCGCATGGCACCCGGGCATGCTTCTTTCCGGCGCCCGCATGCAAATCTCCTTCATCAAGGACATGGCCTCCCTGCGCAACCCTCGTTCTCAGTTCACCTTCCTCAACTACCTCCACAGCAACGACCGCCTAGTTGAGTTCACCAACCTGGACACTTTCCTGCCCGCCCGCGCCGAGTACGAGGACTACCTGCGCTGGTGTGCTCGCCATTTTGACGATGTTGTTGAGTACGGCCGTGAGGTTGTCTCCGTCTCCCCCGACCCTCAGACTGCTGGCAGCATCAAGACCTGGACCGTCAAGTCCCGCAACATCAAGACCGGCCAGGTCAGCTCCTACCAGACCCGCAACGTCCTGATCGCCAACGGCGGCCAGCCGCGCATCCCCAAGGTCATGCCCGCCAACCACCCGAAGATCATTCACTCCTCCCAGTACGCCCAGCTCGTGCCGCAGCTTCTCAAGGACAACTCGAGACCCTACAGAGTCGCCGTCATCGGTGCCGGCCAGTCTGCTGCCGAGATCTTCCGCGACGTCCAGCGCGCGTACCCTAACGCCAAGACGTGGATGGTGATGCGCTCCGAGTTCCTCAAGCCCGCTGACGACTCGCCGTTTGTCAACTCCATTTTCAACCCCTCTTACGTCGACGAGCTGTACCCCAAGTCTCAAAGCTACCGCCGCTCTCTCATCAAGGAGGCCAAGGCGACCAATTACGGTGTCGTGAGACTCCAGCTCATCGAGGCCCTGTACGAGATGCTTTACCACCAGAAGCGCACCCTCGGCTACGACGAGCGCAAGTGGCCCCACCGTATGCTCTTCGGCCGTGACATCACTCAGGTCACCGAGAGCAAGGAGACCGACCGCCTGCAGATCCACGTCCGCCGCCTCGAGGACGCCGCCGGCGACAGCCTTCAGGATGGCTTCGTCAACCAGCTGCCCGGTGACGAGGTCCTCGACGTCGATCTGATTGTTGCGGCGACTGGATACCAGCGCAACGCCCACATCGACATGCTCCGCGACAGCTGGAACCTGCTTCCTGAGATCACCCCCGCCGGCAATGCCAGCGAGCGCGAGCTTGTTGATGGATGGGAAATTGCCGGCCCTGACGCGACCTCGGGATCGAGGAAGCTTGAGGTTGGACGCGACTACCGTGTGCGATATGCCCCTGGCGCTGTGGCGCCTGATGCTGGTGTTTTCTTGCAGGGATGCTGCGAAGCGACCCACGGA CTGAGTGATACCCTGTTGTCAATTCTCGCCGTGAGATCGGCCGAGGTTGTCGACTCCATCTTCCCCTCTGCTCCGAGGGCCAAGACCGTTTCCAACTAG
- a CDS encoding fungal specific transcription factor domain-containing protein: protein MLPPSPPLHLLRLVLPSRTTTGPFSSSRDHNGCSKISILHAMSMSTSFRDIFPASKSNVPHINPVQLLLVANVRLKRIPKDQRMSTYLTPLSVTPLIPFASKALAPTLQSHRKSRTRTGHICRCLATDFRGTLSYQPVQIHRRVRHPCNTALRTFRLSYPTPNLRSGGAVTCGLTLPQNQDAAAAARTNRKLQPCISFACQPATAQGSARATEACCNSPLIRCIHSSFFPTNHVPSVKQHFFPSTCAIAAMSAASNAPYPTVIEKVSVARNDLDDLRRKLEIAERALQIAVPDDVARRQLLQQDVDVKGSRAGSAPSLTPPEPHDSYGEASNEIVAETADGRTLHDQDGRARFLGETSGATFLDYLKEFMSTVLPLAYNPQWLSPTPTSGLTFLSSLGSYQTYDSRPIEVESNVDPLSLPSRDEMAGMLADLRNFIQDGNSEFPCGGIYWWGDLSQPPPAPTVSGDVKPEVFPSGTSQQVVSDNYRHLAFYHTAFAVACQANTTASSMLVPKDLSQIYFARARLLLGNPLDITRYTISDVAVLALMGFYLIEMNRRDAAYVYVSNAMHISIMHGAHRGWVDERGKRVFWTLYILDRWLSCLMGRPPIIMDDAIRLPLPCDDLEKPGSLPPAAGLRAHVELARISGHIVCNTYRVAPWDRGPGGAARHIDRALQLLGSWQSSLPPTLQMSTSHPSSDPSCCLLHMAYNQLLILVVRPIFFAAVKKTFAERYITSDRRWEFSHHADRISSCSKAAHANLYLARWLMRLNGGTRKFLQAGLHYIFNAAIILMLEELLVFSPATEPDDINVNFAISVFEEEAKTESNYARDCATVLKDLQSIVQRLRLDSQAVYTARAGGVSGGPSTPGLTSDDVTNVSSSINTPSTSYSQQSQHQTFPPGPSHVLLYPMTTEDGPIYEELVAWVEHNDAQLAVSLDGDQ from the exons ATGCTAccaccctcccctcccctccaccTCCTCAGGCTCGTCCTCCCTTCCCGGACCACCACTGgacccttttcctcgtctCGCGACCACAACGGCTGTTCAAAAATCTCCATTCTCCACGCCATGTCCATGTCAACATCCTTCCGGGACATCTTCCCAGCGAGTAAATCTAACGTTCCACACATCAATCCGGTTCAACTGCTTCTGGTCGCCAACGTCCGCCTGAAAAGAATCCCCAAGGACCAAAGAATGTCGACCTA TCTCACCCCCTTAAGCGTCACTCCCTTGATTCCCTTCGCCTCCAAGGCCCTGGCGCCCACTCTCCAATCCCACCGGAAGTCTCGAACTCGGACGGGTCATATCTGCCGCTGCCTGGCTACCGATTTCCGGGGTACACTGAGCTACCAACCGGTCCAGATCCATCGCCGTGTCCGTCACC CCTGCAATACCGCACTTCGCACATTTCGCCTCTCATATCCAACTCCGAACTTGAGGTCCGGCGGAGCGGTGACATGCGGCCTCACTCTCCCGCAGAACCAGgatgcagcagcagcagccagaACAAATCGAAAACTCCAGCCGTGCATCTCGTTTGCCTGTCAACCCGCGACGGCACAAGGTAGCGCCAGAGCAACGGAAGCGTGTTGCAACAGC CCTTTGATTCGCTGTATACATTCGTCCTTCTTTCCTACCAACCACGTTCCCTCCGTTAAGCAGCATTTCTTCCCCAGCACAT GTGCAATAGCTGCAATGTCCGCCGCATCAAATGCTCCG TATCCCACCGTGATCGAGAAAGTCTCCGTGGCTCGGAACGATCTAGATGATCTGAGGAGGAAGCTTGAGATTGCAGAACGGGCTCTGCAGATTGCCGTACCCGACGACGTTGCGAGACGGCAACTGTTGCAACAGGATGTCGACGTGAAGGGGTCTCGTGCCGGCTCGGCTCCGTCCCTTACACCCCCAGAGCCCCATGATTCTTACGGGGAAGCCAGTAACGAGATTGTCGCTGAGACCGCCGATGGACGCACACTGCACGACCAGGATGGAAGAGCCCGTTTTCTTGGCGAGACCTCTGGCGCAACATTCCTTGACTACCTCAAGGAGTTCATGTCCACCGTCTTGCCACTTGCTTACAACCCGCAGTGGCTGTCACCGACGCCAACTAGCGGTTTGACATTTCTTTCTTCCCTTGGCAGTTATCAGACATACGACTCTCGTCCGATTGAGGTTGAGTCGAACGTGGACCCTCTTTCACTGCCTTCTCGGGACGAAATGGCTGGTATGCTTGCCGACCTCCGAAACTTCATCCAAGACGGCAACAGCGAATTCCCGTGCGGCGGCATCTACTGGTGGGGCGATCTCAGCCAACCACCGCCAGCGCCCACCGTGTCTGGCGACGTGAAGCCCGAGGTGTTTCCGTCCGGGACCTCTCAACAGGTCGTCTCCGACAACTATCGTCATCTTGCATTCTACCATACCGCCTTTGCCGTCGCCTGTCAAGCGAATACCACGGCGAGTTCGATGCTGGTCCCAAAAGATTTGAGCCAGATTTACTTCGCCCGCGCCCGCCTTCTCCTAGGTAACCCTCTCGATATCACCCGGTATACCATCAGCGACGTTGCTGTTCTAGCACTGATGGGCTTCTACCTTATCGAGATGAACCGCCGCGATGCAGCCTACGTCTACGTAAGCAATGCCATGCATATATCCATTATGCACGGCGCCCACCGTGGTTGGGTCGACGAGCGTGGGAAACGCGTTTTCTGGACTCTTTATATTCTCGATCGCTGGTTGAGCTGTCTTATGGGCCGTCCTCCCATTATCATGGACGATGCTATCCGGCTACCACTGCCTTGCGATGATCT TGAAAAGCCAGGGTCTTTACCCCCTGCAGCCGGCCTTCGAGCCCACGTCGAGCTGGCCCGCATTTCGGGCCACATTGTCTGCAACACGTATAGAGTCGCCCCCTGGGATCGTGGTCCCGGAGGTGCGGCGCGGCACATCGACCGAGCGCTGCAGTTGCTCGGGAGCTGGCAGTCATCACTGCCGCCCACCCTGCAAATGTCTACGTCTCATCCAAGTAGCGATCCCTCATGCTGTCTCCTGCATATGGCATACAACCAG CTTCTCATCCTTGTCGTCCGCCCCATCTTCTTTGCTGCTGTTAAAAAGACCTTTGCCGAGCGCTACATCACCTCAGACCGTCGTTGGGAATTCTCACACCACGCAGACCGCATAAGCTCCTGCTCAAAGGCGGCGCATGCAAACTTGTACCTCGCTCGTTGGCTGATGCGTCTCAACGGTGGCACTCGCAAGTTTTTGCAAGCAGGGTTGCACTACATATTCAACGCCGCCATTATTCTCATGCTGGAAGAGCTTCTCGTCTTCTCGCCAGCCACGGAGCCCGACGACATCAACGTCAACTTTGCCATCAGCGTCTTTGAAGAAGAGGCCAAGACAGAAAGCAACTACGCTCGGGACTGCGCTACCGTCCTGAAAGACCTCCAGTCTATAGTTCAGCGGTTGCGACTGGACAGCCAAGCTGTCTATACCGCCCGCGCTGGTGGTGTCAGTGGAGGTCCTTCTACCCCTGGCCTAACGTCGGACGACGTAACGAACGTTAGCAGCAGCATCAACACGCCATCCACATCATATTCTCAACAATCTCAGCATCAAACCTTCCCGCCCGGCCCAAGCCatgtattattatatcccaTGACGACGGAGGATGGCCCGATATATGAAGAACTTGTGGCTTGGGTTGAACACAACGACGCGCAATT AGCAGTTTCTCTCGATGGGGATCAGTGA
- a CDS encoding NUDIX domain-containing protein: MVRRAVVSSFIFKFPPNRGPQVALFRRSDSVRTYPNHLAPVSGSIEQDDPSPLDAAWREIREETTLTPATLTLLRQGKDYVFADKRIGREWTIHPFAFRLKSHEDESRIQIDWEHKGFQWFDPHEVRDVDEFGGVPRLAESLRRIWFEIELGERRGKLLSEGLLALQKDHQSGARQLAGKALQVLLSVIGEKASAEKDGSVEKWWRNARLAAWHLWKNGRESMGAAILNNIVRSLSVIEKEVQQAKDANVSQAFLDSVTKKVGDFATSRDSSIDGTSKSFEASLRTHHGSGQPIRILTLSSSSTILECLKRAIAGLDSSFDIRVLESRPLFEGVSMASSLVNHLQESGQREKRVNVSIYTDAAAAIASKEVDMVLIGADIIDGYGTTSNKTGSLPAILSAKHSSPQAKVFVLAESEKILPYDPPGFEENDVNEVAASWKHSYLAQQNTSKAIDSSLGAGSGEEMVKANVRNVYFEWVPSGLIDGYMLEDGEKSSTDISDIAERIRREADAFFSDV; encoded by the exons ATGGTTCGCCGCGCAGTCGTCTCATCCTTTATCTTCAAGTTCCCGCCCAATCGGGGGCCGCAGGTCGCTCTATTCCGGAGAAGTGACAGCGTGCGAACTTATCC CAATCATCTCGCGCCGGTATCGGGCAGCATAGAGCAGGACGACCCCTCACCCCTGGATGCTGCCTGGAGAGAGATCCGCGAAGAGACAACGCTTACGCCTGCGACCTTAACGTTACTCCGCCAGGGGAAGGATTACGTCTTCGCCGACAAGAGGATTGGCCGCGAGTGGACTATCCATCCCTTCGCCTTCCGCCTCAAGTCCCACGAGGATGAGTCCCGCATTCAGATCGATTGGGAGCACAAGGGGTTCCAGTGGTTCGACCCCCACGAGGTCCGCGACGTCGATGAATTTGGTGGCGTGCCGCGACTTGCCGAGAGTCTAAGACGCATCTGGTTCGAGATTGAACTCGGCGAGAGGAGAGGAAAGCTTCTAAGTGAGGGGCTGCTCGCGTTGCAGAAGGATCACCAAAGCGGAGCGCGGCAGCTGGCGGGCAAGGCGCTTCAGGTTCTTCTTTCCGTAATTGGGGAGAAGGCCAGCGCAGAGAAAGATGGCTCTGTGGAAAAGTGGTGGCGCAATGCTCGACTCGCCGCTTGGCATCTCTGGAAGAATGGCAGAGAGAGCATGGGAGCCGCAATTCTGAACAACATTGTGCGATCGCTGTCCGTCATAGAGAAGGAGGTACAGCAGGCCAAGGATGCAAACGTCTCCCAGGCCTTCCTTGACTCCGTGACAAAGAAGGTAGGCGATTTTGCAACATCGAGGGACTCTTCTATCGATGGCACCTCGAAATCCTTTGAGGCTTCCTTACGAACACATCACGGCTCCGGGCAGCCCATCCGGATTCTCACGTTATCGTCGAGTTCCACCATCCTCGAGTGTCTTAAGAGGGCTATCGCAGGCCTAGACTCATCATTTGATATCCGCGTACTCGAGTCTCGTCCCTTGTTTGAGGGGGTTTCAATGGCGTCTAGCCTGGTCAACCACCTCCAAGAGTCAGGGCAAAGGGAGAAGAGAGTCAACGTCTCAATCTATaccgacgccgccgccgcaatcgctagtaaggaaGTGGACATGGTCCTCATTGGTGCGGATATCATTGACGGATATGGGACAACGAGCAACAAGACAGGCTCACTACCAGCAATTCTCTCTGCTAAGCACAGCTCACCTCAAGCTAAGGTATTCGTTCTGGCTGAAAGTGAGAAGATTCTGCCGTATGATCCACCTGGTTTCGAAGAGAACGATGTCAATGAGGTCGCTGCTTCATGGAAGCACAGCTACTTAGCACAACAGAATACCTCGAAGGCCATCGATAGCTCGCTTGGGGCAGGGTCTGGCGAGGAGATGGTAAAAGCGAATGTCAGGAACGTGTACTTTGAATGGGTACCATCAGGTCTCATCGACGGATACATGCTCGAGGACGGGGAGAAGAGCTCGACTGATATCTCGGACATCGCCGAGCGGATACGCCGCGAAGCAGATGCGTTCTTCTCTGATGTTTAG
- a CDS encoding major facilitator superfamily transporter, whose protein sequence is MKINRQSQSAETEGVASRSSISVAKPLRDHDGNDDVHSVDKTAMDRRVNRKLDIALLPLLSLLYLFNGLDRGNVGNAQTQGFTNDIGAAPDDLNLAVSLFFITFVLFQPPSAAVGRWLGAKYWIPIMMLGWGFVTICQAFIRGRGSLIATRLLIGAFEAGFYPTAVAYLSFFYCRYDLAVRVGLFYGQYAVAGAFSGAIAYGVFHLRDGPLKNWQYLFIIEGTLTILFGLIAWVFLPAGPGSAWFLTHEERRFAADRIKADSVSFTEHAYDAHGVETDRLTQRDFIETVRDWKFWYVLVFNICASVPGQAFSVFLPLVVQGLGYSSIQANLMSVPPYACGALGLYLFTLSSDYRKERGYHILGGIVIAVVGLVATVTVESNGGKYAALCVLLLGSYVAAPLTVAWLSGNTPEPGKRSLILGLNGFGNLSGVIGAQLYRDRYKPGYKIPFYVTLGFVAVSLLGYLSYRLTLAAVNRRKLEIMRQKTADEIERERLDNTRYADKKWTFIYGL, encoded by the exons ATGAAAATCAACCGCCAATCGCAGAGCGCCGAAACTGAGGGGGTAGCCTCCAGATCATCCATCTCAGTGGCTAAACCTTTGCGAGATCACGACGGAAATGATGACGTCCACAGTGTCGACAAGACTGCGATGGACCGGCGAGTGAACAGAAAATTAGACATTGCTCTTCTCCCGCTGTTGTCTCTGTTGTACCTATTCAACGGTCTGGATAGGGGCAACGTGGGAAACGCTCAGACCCAAG GATTTACAAACGACATTGGCGCCGCGCCGGACGATCTAAACCTCGCCGTGTCTCTGTTTTTCATTACTTTCGTTTTGTTTCAGCCTCCCTCTGCGGCTGTTGGCCGATGGCTTGGGGCTAAATACTGGATCCCGATTATGATG CTTGGATGGGGATTCGTGACCATCTGTCAGGCCTTCATCAGGGGCAGAG GTTCTTTGATCGCCACTCGCCTCCTGATAGGCGCCTTCGAAGCTGGCTTCTACCCGACTGCAGTCGCTTacctctctttcttttacTGCCGATACGATCTTGCTGTGAGAGTTGGCTTATTCTACGGACAATATGCTGTGGCTGGCGCATTTTCCGGGGCAATTG CATACGGTGTTTTCCACCTCAGAGATGGACCTCTGAAAAATTGGCAATACCTCTTCATCATTGAAGGGACGCTGACGATTCTTTTCGGTCTCATCGCCTGGGTCTTCCTTCCGGCAGGTCCCGGCTCGGCATGGTTTCTGACCCATGAAGAACGACGCTTTGCTGCAGATAGGATCAAAGCCGACAGCGTTTCATTTACCGAGCATGCCTATGACGCCCATGGAGTAGAGACAGATCGTCTGACCCAACGGGACTTCATTGAGACTGTGAGAGATTGGAAGTTTTGGTATGTTCTGGTATTCAACATTTGCGCCAGCGTCCCCGGGCAGGCTTTCTCCGTCTTTCTACCACTAGTTGTGCAAGGGTTGGGATATTCATCAATTCAAGCAAATTTG ATGTCTGTTCCTCCATACGCGTGTGGTGCGCTTGGATTATACCTCTTTACCCTCAGCTCCGATTATCG CAAGGAACGAGGTTATCACATCTTGGGGGGCATCGTCATTGCCGTCGTAGGCCTGGTAGCTACCGTTACTGTCGAATCGAACGGCGGAAAGTACGCTGCGCTATGCGTTCTTCTTCTCGGTAGTTACGTTGCTGCTCCATTAACAGTCGCGTGGTTGAGCGGGAATACCCCAG AACCCGGAAAACGCTCCCTTATCCTCGGTCTCAACGGTTTCGGGAATCTGTCAGGCGTCATCGGTGCGCAGCTATACCGCGATCGCTACAAGCCAGGCTACAAGATCCCATTTTACGTAACCCTAGGGTTTGTTGCAGTCTCGTTACTTGGATACCTTTCGTATAGATTGACTCTCGCCGCGGTCAACCGAAGAAAGTTGGAAATCATGAGACAAAAGACTGCAGATGAGATCGAGAGAGAGCGGCTGGACAACACGCGTTACGCTGACAAGAAGTGGACGTTCATATATGGTCTTTGA